The nucleotide sequence tgtgtgtgtgtgtgtgtgtgtgtgtatatatatatatatatcagtggcATTTCActcctaggccttcactggtgtccttcctgaattaatccacctctataccatcattatgacgccccCATGGGCGTGGCTAGGCCATTTTTTACTCAGCCTGCCTAAAATTCTGCcgttctccataaactctacacaaattaatgatctcctcagtcccctttaaatttcatatgaaaacggcggctcttcggctcctccccgtctttcagcgcgttcttcaatccacagaccgcggCATCACagagcaaggatcagaggacaagtgtgtgtgtgtgtgtgtgtatgtgtgtgtgtgtgtgtgagtatgtgtgtatgtgtgtgtgtgtgtgactatgtgtgtgactatgtgtgtgtgtgtgtgtgcgtgtgagtatgtgtgtatgtgtgtgtgtgtgtgagtatgtgtgtgtgtgtgtgtgtgcgtgtgagtatgtgtgtatgtgtgtgtgtgtgtgtgtgtgtgtgagtatgtgtgtgtgtgtgtgtgactatgtgtgtatgtgtgtgtgtgtgtgtgagtatgtgtgtgtgtgtgtgtgtgcgtgtgagtatgtgtgtatgtgtgtgtgtgtgtgtgagtatgtgtggggctgtgtgtttgtgtgtgtgagtatgtgtgtgtgtgtctgtgtgtgtgtatgtgtgtgtgagtatgtgtgtgtgtgtgtgagtatgtgtgtgtatgtgtgtgtgagtatgtgtgtgtgagtatgtgtgtgtatgtgtgtgtgagtatgtgtgtatgtgtgtgtgtgtgtgtgtgtgtgagtatgtgtgtgtgtgtgtgtgtgcgtgtgagtatgtgtgtatgtgtgtgtgtgtgtgtgtgtgtgtgagtatgtgtgtgtgtgtgtgtgtgtgtgtatgtgtgtgtgtgtgtgtgactatgtgtgtatgtgtgtgtgtgtgtgtgagtatgtgtgtgtgtgtgtgtgtgcgtgtgagtatgtgtgtatgtgtgtgtgtgtgtgtgtgagtatgtgtgtgtgtgtgtgtgtgtgtgtatgtgtgtgtgtgtgagtatgtgtgtgtgtgtgtgtgtgtgtgtgtgtgtgtatgtgtgtgtgtgtgtgtgagtatgtgtgtatgtgtgtgtgtgtgtgtgtgtatgtgtgtgtgtgtgagtatgtgtgtgtgtgtgtgtgtgtgtgtatgtgtgtgtgtgtgtatgtgtgtgtgtgtgtgtgagtatgtgtgtgtgtgtgtgtgagtatgtgtgtgtgtgtgtgtgagtatgtgtgtgtgtgtgtgtgagtatgtgtgtgtgtgtgtgtgtgtgtgtgagtatgtgtgtgtgtgtgtgtgagtatgtgtgtgtgtgtgtgtgagtatgtgtgtgagtatgtgtgtgtgtgtgtgtgtgtgtgagtatgtgtgtgtgtgtgtgtgtgtgtgtgtgtatgtgtgtgtgtgtgtgtgagtatgtgtgtgtgtgtgtgtgtatgtgtgtgtgtgtgtgtgagtatgtgtgtgtgtgtgtgtgagtatgtgtgtgtgtgtgtgagtatgtgtgtgtgtgtgtgagtatgtgtgtgtgtgtgtgtgtgagtatgtgtgtgtgtgtgtgtgagtatgtgtgtgtgtgtgtgagtatgtgtgtgtgtgtgtgagtatgtgtgtgtgtgtgtgtgtgagtatgtgtgtgtgtgtgtgtgagtatgtgtgtgtgtgtgtgtgtgtgagtatgtgtgtgtgtgatcaggaagactcgtatttggcttgttcagtactcaaatgttatacacatctatgcaatacagtggaatgctgcaataagtttaccatcctaccctgatagtcaaacctttattttatttatttatttatttatttatttatttatttatttatttattactattataccctcattgggggctgtgccccccttaaatgaaaattctagaatcgcccctggatgccacagcaatagatactaatcacccgttaaataataaagtaaaaaagaaattattctacagtatttcacacctcacaaggaatagtcaattttattaatttaatttaattttattcagccactggctgaaatctgattggataaatactcttatcataaatatacactactggaagcagcgcaaccgagagaaaagctatgaaatgtagagaatagactattgggaataatttaatacacattcatggaaaaatatattaaatatattaaaatgcaagtcagtgattcagatcactgctgtttaggccagcagagaaggacttgctgaccctgacggtccaccactgatttatatatatatatatatatatatatatatatatatatatatatatatatatatatatatatatatatgtatgtgtgtgtgtgtgtgtgtgtgtgtgtgtgtgtgtgtgtgtgtgtgcgctgtaaTCTGTGTGTAACAGCAGAAAACAGCTCCTGTGTTTCACTTCTGACGTGTCAGGGtgtgtaaagaaaaacacaaagacaatagcaagcgtgagtgtgtgtgtgtgtgtgtgtgtgtgatgacctGAGGTGGAGCGCTAGcgcagtgctcagtgtgtgatggCCTTTCGGAGATGCAACGTCTCTGCACTACGCTCTGTGGGCTCCTGGCTTCCTGTCTCTGTTCCTGGGGTGAGTCTGACAGAACAACATGTTTCACCACAGCGCTGTTCGCTTAACACtcacccattctctctctctaactgttctgtgtgatgtgtgagggtgcgGCGAGAAGAAATGCTTTCATCAATCATGCCATGTGTTTTCACTTCTAAACTGTTAGAGCTCAACTTCCTGTTTTAACACCAGCCGCCTTCAGCCGCATCGTAAATCTGAGCAAATTATTCAGTTAAACATCTAACACTTCAGCTAACACTGaatactgatctgtgtgtgtgcgtgtgtgtgtgtgtgtccacacttGTAACAGTAAACACagtgtataattattattattattattattattatacacaataAAGTGCTCGTTACCTAAAACTCCAAAACTCTAAAATTCTCACTCGTTCACACTTCTTGTAGCATGACCTTGGATGTTAGCATCATTAAATCaacaaatttaaaacaaaaaaacaatttgcTCATACAATAAATCTAAAGAAAAATCTTAAAtactaatataaaataaataaaactgtgaCTATCTAATGTCTCCAAACCACAAACAGAGCGCTCTGAGAGTCTTGAATTAAGCTTAATGATAAAGCATGAGCTCAGAGGCACGACGTTGCAgctgaatatttaaatatttatcttatcttaactatgagtgaaataaatcagaaaaaaaattaaccagTAGGCTATAGGTTTATAGTGTAGCTCACaattgattattgattatttctatctattttggctcatttaatttttttaatttttaatttattttatttttatttttattttttatgtcatccaaaattatttttattttttatttatttatttatttttttataatttttataatatttttttccccagttctAATCTTTTCTAACAGCATCACTAATCAACATTTTTGCTCTCTatagaaatacacaataattttgtgtttaaaaatattttcatttatattacttatttttattgcaCATTGCTGATTCaaatctttaatttatttatttattcttccaGGTTCCACTGATTCTTTTTATGTGACTCAGTTTCCATCTGAAGTCGAGCTGactaaaggaaaagaaattcaGATCATCTGCAGCTGGAACATCACTGTTCAAGGAGCAAAAGTGAAATGGtttaaaaacaatcagaaacttGAATTGAATCAAAGTGACAGATTCACAGAAACctgcaaaaacaacaacagtacaacattaatgataaaaaaagCTGAGAGAAGTGATGAAGGTCTTTATATTTGTGAAATTACACAAGACATACCTCATCTGCTGAAGGTAAACGGAACCGGGACAAACATTATTTACAAGAAAAatagagatgatgatgttggtgagtttcatttcaattttaattcaaataaatgcaaatataatgtcatttaaaaaataactcATAATTATAATACATGTAtggtaattatttaaaaaaatatatttttttaaaatataaaatatatttaagacATGTCATGCTCCTTCTAATCAGTTTTAGctctgaatttattttattattatttttagtcaatttatttttacttaacgtaatatataataataaataacaaataataaaacatgcacaaataaatatcacaatcatacttattattattattattattattttaacagtatgtgcccaaggtttttatttttctaatcgcacaaaaataattaaattatttagttatttatcaAAGAACCTACtgtaatttttatccatttatagttacaatgTCTGCAAAACCTCTAAAAGTTGCAGAGCGCTGATTCCGGAggctccttccataaacgttaaaATAAACACTTCTTTACTTTCACCATGCGCGAATTATCCTAACAtatctgttgctatggaaacgatacgGTATCAGAGCGAGCGTGTTCATGTGAATCTGTGCTTATTaatgaatcaacacctgattctgaccaatcagggtgCAGGATTCTGTGGTGGGGTAATGATGTGTACTAGCTGATGATCCATGTCTGAATCACAGGCAAAGTTACAACTTCAACTCAGACCAATTCAGCAACAAAATCGCAGACCCGATCCGTAGCGCCTGAAATGGCGGTGTGGGCGTCGGCATCTGCTACTGGAGTCATTctgttcatctgtgtgtgtgtgtgtgtgtggtggataaAGACCAGAAACAGACAATCAGGTAACagctgcaccacacacactttagatACAATTACATTTATCTCCTAACACACCTGAGCTTGGCCGGCTAATATCACTTTCACTCGCTtgctaatataaaatataaagctcATAAAGTTCTCTACATCgaatttttaattcagttttttagATATAAGGTTAGTTTctaatatttacttttattgcAAACTTGTTATCTGTTATCACTAACTACATAAAAAATGAAGTCACTTGATACACATTGCAATGAATATGAAATATTGTGTAATTAGCTGCGATAAATACATTCTAAAGTAAGTAAAGAACATGTTATTTATTACAGAGCAAGCAAAACAGTCACAAAATGGTAAATTACGGTACTTGCGGAAGGAAGACTCGGCTTCACGGCTGTGGAAATTggctgttgctatggcaacccACAACCCACCACTTAAATGGCTAAaccatattttattaataaattacataaatacataaatgtgaAGCGACTGTGTCATATAATTTAAATTCTgtatgtccactgttaaaacaaaactgcaagacaaatagaattgaattgaatattgaTTAATTCTCTTAAGccatgttgtgttgtttaaaatgtaatatcacacactaactcattaaatataagtaataaaataaaagtgcgTGTTGAAGCATTGAAAGAAAACCCACACATGTATACGATGCTGCACTGTGTTCCTGTTGTAGAGAGAATGGTGATCAGGCAAGGGCCTCCGAGCGAAGGGGACGAGCCAGAACACAGCGAGGACGGAGGGAGCTCAAGAACTTCCAGAGGATCTACACAATGGGTAAGAAACGCTGTGAGATGTAGGGTTCCGTGATTATCTTCACAATGTCCTTTTCCCATGGTTTGGATCCATTTAGCAGTGCGAGTAAAGTTCATTAGATGGACCCCTTAGGACTCCACTGTAGGCTCCATAGATGTCAGAAACACCAAGTACCCAGGTGTGGAGGTGACggttggagaaagtggaagaactcgagtgtcctgcacagagccctgactgactccaccccactgaacacctttaggatgaacttgAACTGGAGTCTCCGCAACATCCCAAAACCAgaatctgatctcactaatgctcttgtagctgaatgatcactaatccccagacacaatccaacatctagtggaaaaccttccagaACAATAGATAAGAGCAAGCACATGGGTAATGAATCTGTTCAACAAggacatatgggtgtgatggtcaggggtgcacaaacttttgaagGTATAGTCTAGTTGAGGAAACGTCATTCCAGTGCCTCAGCAGAATCAGTGAAATCTACAGACGCATGTAGCAGGTTGTGTTTGCGAACCTTGACAGAAAGTCAGCAAGTCCTTGGTCAGTGTTTCAGCTATGAACAGAAGATTATCCGAGTCTGGCTAGCGTCTTTATCTTCTATATGCTAATTAATCTGTCTAGAAAGAAAAATCACCCTGTCACAAAGTCTAGATCCCAAATCATAGGTTTGTTTTAGGAAAGTTAGTAGAAAGTTTTAGGAGAGGGAGTAGAGTGCACTGTGATGGGTTGGATACCCTGTCCACTGTTacggcatttagcagatgcccttatccagagcaacttacattttaccTCATTTATACAACAATTTCAGTCGCATGGTTTTGTCTGTTCAtggtgaaaaaaaagagaggcaaAACTAAGTTCGGCTAAATGGAAGAGAAGATTGTGTACACAATCACTGATTACGGATTGATACGTATAGCTGATATTTCCTGTTGTTCCTGTTCTTTCCTGCAGTACATGGTTCCTGTGTACGAGTCCTACTTCGATCTGCAGAGGAGTGAAGATGAGCAGTGTGCTGCTTCAGACACTGATACTGCGTGTGCAGCAGCCAAAAAGTGCTAACAAAGATAAAGACGAACAACAGGAAGTCTGGTCAGAAATCCCCAGCTTAGCTTGAAACTACAGAGCTAACAATGCCATTGACAGAACGTTGGTCATTTCAGTGGAACATAAGTTTTGTGTCACAGATCTATTTTGTGAGTATCGAATACAATTGTGCCAGCAGGAAATTTGCGACTTTAACCAATACCTTTGACTCTACCGCTTGGTGAAAGCGATCCAAAATGGAGGAAGCGCTCATTCTTTTAGCATGaaaattttctgttttctttttagtaGTTTAACCAGACAGATAAACTGCTAACATGACACAAACGTTTGTAAGCAGCTGCTACTGTTTACTGTCATTTAGCAAAGGTTTAACTGCAACAAAATGTACATGAATTTACAGCTAGCTAACTAATGCCATGCTAATTTGCCAGTCCTGTGCCtatttttaaagatttctaGCCGACAGCTACAGTAGAGCACGTTGCATTAGCATGATTTTAAGCAGTCCTAATAGGGCTAAAAGTAAATGGAAGCTAATTGAGCATTAAGCCTGGTTTTCTTTACAGCTTTCCGCTAACAGTGAAGTGAACAAAGTGTGTATTTCTGCAGTAGTGTTTGATGTGTGCTAGCGCtgaggtgtttttttctgtaaaggCCAAgtcatatatatgtgtgtgtgtgtgtgtgtgtgttctatctCATGAAAATGTTCTTCTTAAAGAACAGGACATCctgaagctctgtgttttttttaatgattaaataaatgaatttatttaaataaacatgttttcCGTTTCTTCCTTGAGATTTTTGTAATAGAAGCTGAGGTGTAAGATCCTACCAGCGAGAAAGATCTTAGCTGTCGGTCAGTAGATTAAATAGAATCGTCTGAATCTCCCTTAGTAGTTTCGATCCAGAATCATATACTGTGtgaaaaagtttacacacccctggGAAAATAGTGTGGGTGGgggggagaaaagagaaaagaaaagaaaccttTATCAGATCTTTTTCTACCTTTAATGTGAATCAGCATTTAAATGAGTTAGAAACACATTTTTATACcgtaaacaaaatgaatgaaatcattTGGTTGCataagtttacacaccccttcTGCTGATACTCTCCGGTCTACTGTCCGTCTCGGTTCATTCAACTCTTTTCCTTACAGAAACCTCTCCAGGTCTGTTAGTCGGTGAGGAGACCACTGCCTTCTTCAGGTCATTCCACAGGTTTCTGATAGGATTCTGTTATCCCAGTGCTGTGTTGTTGCTTACTTTGGTTCtttatcatgctggaaggtgAAATATTTCTTCCTCTCTAGCTGTCTGACAGATATTTTGCTCCTGAATACTTAGATATTTGGAGATTTCCATGATTCCCTCCACCCTGACTAGAAGAGAAgcgtgatgctgccaccaccgtgcttcaaccttgggggtgggggggctaTCTGGGGGATCAGCTGCCTTGTTTTTGTATGCAATATATCCActactttaattatttttattacaatatatatgtatagctggaagaaataaatgaaactgtTCAACTCGGGATCGAGACGGAGAGTTTTTACGTGTTTATTCAGATACAAAAGGCTTGTAGTCATCTGTGTTTCCTTAGCAACGTGAATAACCCGTCACAATAAAGAGCACAGTAGGTGCTTATCTGTGTAGCGGTGTTTCACCAAAACCCAAAAGTCAGCTACGCTAATCCTGCATAAGTAgcagagtaagtgtgtgtgtgtgtgtgtgtctgtgagagagagagtgtgtgtctgtgagagagagagagtgtgtgtctgtgagagagagagtgtgtgtgtctgtgagagagagagtgtgtgtctgtgtgagagagagtgtgtgtgtctgtgagagagagagtgtgtgtctgtgtgagagagagtgtgtgtgtctgtgagagagagagtgtgtgtgtctgtgagagagagagtgtgtgtctgtgagagagagagagtgtgtgtctgtgagagagagagtgtgtgtctgtgagagagagagtgtgtgtgtctgtgagagagagagtgtgtgtctgtgagagagagagagtgtgtgtctgtgagagagagagtgtgtgtctgtgagagagagagagtgtgtgtctgtgagagagagagtgtgtgtgtctgtgagagagagagtgtgtgtctgtgagagagagagtgtgtgtctgtgagagagagagtgtgtgtctgtgagagagagagtgtgtgtctgtgagagagagagtgtgtgtgtctgtgagagagagagtgtgtgtctgtgagagagagagagtgtgtgtctgtgagagagagagagtgtgtgtgaaatcagGCCATGCTGGAACTTTTTATGAAGGTCAGTGGTTGGAAATGGAAAGTTCTGATGTCACTTCCTCTCGTGCTGAAGATTTGACGAGTCGAACACAAGTTAAAACttttcatctgaaataaaatgagttGTCTCTCAGACCCACGCGATATGCTCTGTCTGGACGGCTTTTCCCTGAGTTCTCCGGTCTCCGGCCTGAAAATATGCTAACAGGTGGATTAGTGACACAGTTATcctcgtatgtgtgtgtgtgtatgtgtgtgtgtgtgtggtccatggTGTGTTGCCACTTCATGCATCAGTCGTCAGCAAAATTCAGCCACTGTCATATATTTATGCACTTGTGTgtcagttagtgtgtgtgtgtgtgtgtgtgtgcgtgtgtgtgtgtgtgtgtgtgtgcacaactgttttggttttggtggTTACATGTTATATGAAAAGAGGCCACAGTGAATAAAAAGACACAGGtacaaacacaaagacacacacacacacacacacacacacacataccactcTTCAGGAAGTGCGTCTTTGGACATAAAGTGCTAAGAAAGAAAAGTTCTCATAgtcaatcagtgtgtgtgataaaatatgataaaatatgTTCTTGGATATAtaacagagtcactgaatcacAGAGTCAAGGAGTCACAGAGTCACAAAGAGTTATGGGGTACCAGAGTCACTGAATCACAGAGTTAAGAAGTCAATAGTCACAGAGTCACAAAGTCACAGAGTCACAAGTCATGTAGTCATAAAGTCACAAAGAGTTATGGAGTAACATGGAGACACTGAATCACAGAGTCAAAGAGTAACGACTCACAAGTCACAGTCACAAAGAGTCATGgaataacagagtaacagagtcaTGGAGTCACAAATTCACAGAGTAACTGAATCACACAGTCAAGGAGTCACAGAGTCAAGGAGTCAGTAGTCACAGAGTCACAAAGAGTTATGGGGTAGCAGAGTCACTGAATCACAGACTCAAAGAGTCACAGAGTCACTGACTCACAGAGTCAAAGAATCACGAGTCACAGAGTCACAAGTCATGTAGTTACAGAGTCACAAAGAGTTATGGAGTTACAAATTCACAGAGTCACAAAGAGTTATGGAGgaacagagtcactgaatcacAGAGTCAAAGAGTCAGTAGTCACAGTGTCACAAAGAGTTATGGAGTAACAGAGTCAAGGAGCCACAGAGTCACTTAATCACAAAGAGTCATGAAGTAAAAGAGTCACAAAGTCACAGAGTTATAGAATAACAGAGTTAATGAATCATAGAGTCACAGAGTCATTAAGAGTTATAGAGtaacagagtcactgaatcagAGTCAAGGAGTCATTAGTCACAGAGTCACAAAGTGTCATGGAGTCAAAAAGTCACTGAATCACAGAGTCAAGAAGTCATTAGTAACAGAGTCATGTGTCACAGGGTCAAAAGTCAGGTAGTCACAGAGTCACAAAGAGTCATGGACaaacagagtcactgaatcagAGTCAAGGagtcactgacacacagagtcaAAAAATTATGAGTCACAGGGCCACAAGTCATGTAGTAACAGAGTCACAAAGAGTCATGGTGaaacagagtcactgaatcagAGTCAAGGAGTCACAAGTCACAGAGTCACAAAACGTCATAGACTAGGAGAGTCACTGAATCAGAGTCAAGGAGTCATGAGTCACAGGGTCACAGAGTCCCAGAGGCACAAGTCATGGAGTATCAGAGTCTCATAACGGAGTATCATATCAATAAAAACTCCAAGCATTAGATATAAGCGTCAGACCAGTGAGTGTTCCAGCcgtgtacagcagtgtgaggCTGAGCTCAGTGGCGCCCTCTGCTGAACAAACGGTCACAATCCTCTATTCACCTGACTGCGGATAGAAAAGAGTAGACCACCGTGTGGTCAGATTATTATCTCTGCCCTGTACAGTGGATGGCTTCAATTCAGTCTGAAGAGAAAGTTCCATTCATCTGGATTTAAGTCAGAGGAATAAATTCACATAAAAAGatcattaataattttattcataaaCTCAAACAGAGTGTTGAGGAACTGGCAGATTTTCAGACTCCAGGGTGTTCCATGTAATGTTCTTAAAGTGGAAGAGGAAGTTGGATGGGCCTGgaatgaaaagtgtgtgtgtgtgtgtgtgtgtgtaaaagaggtTCCTCTCAGATTTGCATGGATTTGCTTATCTCCAAATGATCTCTgtacacacattaacatgtaGCATGACTCAGAACACAAGGGGAGGCTGATCTTCAGATTCATCAT is from Hemibagrus wyckioides isolate EC202008001 linkage group LG07, SWU_Hwy_1.0, whole genome shotgun sequence and encodes:
- the LOC131355613 gene encoding uncharacterized protein LOC131355613 — encoded protein: MQRLCTTLCGLLASCLCSWGSTDSFYVTQFPSEVELTKGKEIQIICSWNITVQGAKVKWFKNNQKLELNQSDRFTETCKNNNSTTLMIKKAERSDEGLYICEITQDIPHLLKVNGTGTNIIYKKNRDDDVGKVTTSTQTNSATKSQTRSVAPEMAVWASASATGVILFICVCVCVWWIKTRNRQSERMVIRQGPPSEGDEPEHSEDGGSSRTSRGSTQWYMVPVYESYFDLQRSEDEQCAASDTDTACAAAKKC